The following is a genomic window from Leptidea sinapis chromosome 1, ilLepSina1.1, whole genome shotgun sequence.
TCTCTTGCCGTTGCTTCATTGACTGTATTTTACCGCACCTGATCTGATTTCTGCCGTTAAATTCCAATATAGCAAACACTACACAAACTTGAATCATtccaaccatctggatgtgttacTACACAGTGCGACTTTCAAGGAAATTTTTTCCAATCAAATTGTTAATTCTTACGAGGTATTTCCAAATTGATCCAACATGAACTTAAAAAAAGTGGTGTAGGTATTGTTGTGGTTTTGCCATAGATGCAGATTCCGACTGTACAGAGTGTTTCTCTGTATATCAAAAAAACTATTGGATAGAGCGGAATGAACTATAATTATGGACTTGTCATTTAGCTACTTATGTAAGGACGTTTGTACCTACTTATTCACATTTGAGAATTTTACGCCGTGGAATGTGAAAAGGGACAATCGCCCCTTTgatagatttgaaagagcgacattcAAGTCTATTtccaaatatacaattattgtagttaAGTAGGTTATactatcaattgtaaagtagatttTGTAGATAGAGCCTCAACTAAAGAGTCGAAAAAACCTACCAAGATTTATGACCCGTCATTCGGACATTTAACTTAGCGGCTAAAGTGTTGAAGGCTTGATGCGCGATCGAATCaggcatcgtccataaattttgatattaaataatttcattaaatagtttcataattttttattagattttcaataattgaacttatactgtgttattaataaacgcgaagtaaagttactctcaaaaaaaagattttgtctttatcttacctttgtatCATTTACATGGCAGggtgaagtaattttaaacttggggTAACTTTACATCGCGTTTATTAACAAGACAGATGGAGACAATTTCGAATATTGTGTTGGCTATTGAAGTTGTGGCACAAACATTTGTTGATTAGTACGTTAATTCCAGTTGAATTGCTGTGGTGTGGACACATATTTGGACTGGAGTGAAGTGCCTGACGCACCAAAGAACGAAGGCATTTCAGTATCCAATATCACAGTGCCCTACAGCTGCTGTGCTGAAACAAGAACACGGATCATCGAAGACATAGAAATAGACGAGTGCATCAAAATGTACTCCAACGGCTGCTTGCCCAGAATAACTTACCTTATCTACCAAAGTGCCGGTCTGTTAGGAGCTGGTGCTATGACAATTACGTTCATACAGGTATAAAATGAACTATTTTTCTTCCATATAAATTAATggcaaaattgtatttaaatagaaaaaaaaaatctactgtgttgcggtctgaagagcgccgtagctagtgaaatcactgacccagtgagacttaacatttcaTGTCTCAAAGTGCCGAGCGTTATTGTGATGCTcataattttgggttcaatcaagttCCTGAGTGGAACTGCATTATAATGAGTAAGACGTGTCACTAACCAGCGTCTTGAGTTTTATCTGGCGTAACAAGTACTGGTAcatactaataaaaatttactttcTGTTCACGTAACACAttctttatcttatatataaaattctcgtgtcacaatgttagttaccttactcctccgaaacggctttactgatttttaacaaattttttatgcatattcagtaggtctgagaatcggctactatatACCCCTAAGTGATATGGGTTGTTGACccttaacattatttaatttttggacatttttttttattttactacgattcagcattgaaaaaacatacaaattccAATTTTCACCCATCGATAACGATCTacatctatttttgtatcgtgatttttttattattctgtttcatccaccaaaccgatatagggttgcaagatggcaatcgaatacaataattgtagtacgatatatttggtaggtctgagaatcggttgtaacaaaattttaataattgttttttttttaatatcttattttgaTGATAAATATTTGAGTATATAATTGAGTTTATACAAAAGCCTTTTTGGGCATGTTAAGATATATCGTTGGTCAAGTTAACGTTGTACTGTTTAATTACTTTTCCAAAAAAACATCGTTTAATTTAAAGTCTTTATTCTtattcgggaagctccgtaaaatcttcttgcTCCAAATACCATAGTGTccgaagacgaaggtttttgaccagtgtgtgttgccagtgatgacatacggaacgcagacgtggtcgctagctGTGGGCTtgatgaggaagctcatggtagctcagagggcaatgcagattaggctatgctcggagtttccctgctaGAAAGAAATGAGgagaatcagaaatgaggagatccgtttCTACTGTGGTGgtagcgaaactgaagtggcagtgggcagggcacatagctcaacagatagatggccgttgcggcagtaaagtcctaaatggcgaccacgtaccggaaggcgaaGTATTGGTAGGccgcccacaagatggatcgacgatctggtcaagatcgccggaataggttggatgagggcagcgcaggaacgaTCGTCATGgttatctttgggggaggcctttgtccagcagtgggcatcttccggctgaaatgataatgattctTTTTCATCTAGCGTGTgtagtcattattttttattttttttagatcaTCGGAATTGTATTCTCATTCTCTCTGGCCAGTTCTATCCGTAAAGCGAAGTCGGAGCGCGAACGCAGACGGTGGGAGATTCAAGAGCGTATGATCAACGCCTACACTTCTCTGAGTCCGGATTCTGAAAAGAAACCAGTTGTCTATGTCCCGTTCCAAGGGCAAACTGTAGCATAGAGTGAAGTGTAAATCTGAAGACTGTGTGATTTATTTAATcgattttattttgtctttgTCTTCATGAATACAAAATCGACGTATTGAAATGATCTGAAAAATCTTAACTGATTGTTtcattaacataataaaaaaatattacctacgATTGAATAAATCacaattcttttatttaaattatttaagtatgttttcttcttattaatacacaatttaatttgtaccctattaaaatataatagggTACAAACctttaaaatctaattttattattgtaaatctgTGTTAATATCGTAAATATAGTGCTATAAATATTATAGACATATTTGAAAGGATTCCAATTAAATGTAtccttatttattaattaaaattaatatgaaataaatgaatgagTTTGATTTTATCTAAATGTTATGATCGTTAATTCCTCCACACGAGGCTTCCTCAGGGGATGTTGACTCGGCGAACTCTGTAACGAGAGTTTGATTTTGCTTTTAAAAAGGTCtttataaatgaaaaagaaGAACACGAAGTAAGCTGTGacttatgtatttttgtaatattcgatattttaagaatattaaatataaaaagaaaaattatcatacaaaGACCTTTCACATCCTCCAGGCTCATAAATACTTATAGTCCAGtgaaaattgtcataaaatttgaaattaaaaatactagGACAacgaatagaaataaaaattatcccatctctcaagttggatcaagtgtacaaatttgattaaaatcggttcagtattATATTAGTTCATCACGAACTTGACACaacatttatatgtatgtaggtatatatagtAACATaggtttgtttaaaaattattaaagtagttttttttaaataatgctgCTTTAGTGTCGAGACAATTAAATTCCTTAAACAATGATgtaatttttattccaaaataattctCCAGTTTAGAGttagtttcaaaaaatataacaattttctaTAGTGTCCTATAGAGTCCTCTTGTGTACTCCTACGGCGCATTTCTATTAAATCGCAATCCTAAATTGGCAATCCGAGATTGATATTAAAGAATGAATAGAGATTAATATTGAATTGCAGATCGATAAACAGACTACATAAAATCTGGATTCTAAGTGATCTTATATTACGTGCAtacttagaaaatttatacgtctagatagagcctcttgctgttaggcagcGCATGACAAGAGACCGGATTTATTATTCTAAAGTGAATGAcggctacgtcttacactagcaATACGTTAGTCACTTTACGTTTGCGTAAACAATTtacctctatttcttttttcgtcgtattcacagctgtcacaatctatctcatatataaaattctcatgtcgcggtgtttgaagttaaactccttcgaaatggcttgaccgattctcatgaaattttgagtgcatattgggtaggtctgtacttttcccggggcgtaaaaagaataggggagtctcAGGcctatgggtgtcgtaagagacgACTAAGGGCTTATTAGAAGTGGgacacactcgcacagaataccggcgtgaagtagcggactagtgccgctatgtttcgcataggttagtgtcgaggatcggtggccatcccccccccccccctccacccgaatatgacagcggtactaaaaagattttaccccaggagggtaccggctctaccagagttggagaatccctccccgggcactctagctcgggctgcccttcgtattctggggagggcacagaaccgcgcatgaccaa
Proteins encoded in this region:
- the LOC126965023 gene encoding CD63 antigen-like, coding for MAQNNQEVGMKCIKYMLLCVTAIFVLTSALIISVGTTIYAIYYDVSFFLYDQMFSPATLIIVIGILMLFVSLFGCIGALKESTCLVNTFAVILSAVLMLEIGAAIAAYAMRGQVATMLDNNLRETLPYYYSNPEVASSFDFIQNRLNCCGVDTYLDWSEVPDAPKNEGISVSNITVPYSCCAETRTRIIEDIEIDECIKMYSNGCLPRITYLIYQSAGLLGAGAMTITFIQIIGIVFSFSLASSIRKAKSERERRRWEIQERMINAYTSLSPDSEKKPVVYVPFQGQTVA